From the Leptospira sp. WS60.C2 genome, one window contains:
- a CDS encoding AAA family ATPase yields the protein MKSITQHKNAIVDLLWDWTTNLGKWSELLINKIVTTELPLNQEEREEIFNHFLQSIGLRTGLPELTIQKPTYSPTSKKLRLDSISKVSGINRLATDQVLNFSENITVIYGENGTGKTGYSRILKSLGFSYDTGKEILPNIYTESKKQGAAISYSLNNTPYIHEWDGKHRKPELENISVFDGKCVEYSIADRRLIVTPSGFHLFQLVTDELNNLSNLLTNKINALSIELKWSENLTERTPQFNFIKTLSSKSPMEELKKLSVFNEEHQEELQLNLSELEKLNKPLLEIEIQNLSRKIAELEFILNKLKEDQKILSLDKLDYFKYLNSNINYLECKTQTGIKDIAKERGIEFYQSVEFHLFLQTAEAYIKLLGNQEYPENEDNCIYCLQPLSKSAKDLLGSYRKILNDKTQEKLIELKKEKAEFNAEISKIEFKIQLQQPTFGIDEKQTIIHPKEVLDYNNFVEKFKLSLLKNEMESDFNPAFNMQPLLTTLESKLSIEKDLYIQKKMTLDNLNSEETKLRSAIEELMDRKLLSEKQTDVLEAISNLKEIEVLKANSGDFNTSAISRKTTTAREELVTKNFEEIFRNELKALRKDNIKIEIKFGTEKGNSKLFQKISKHDLVDILSEGEQKAISLAEFLTELQLDNFTAPVVFDDPINSLDHKITDEVVKRLIQLSKSHQVIIFTHSILLLHSFLQQAELDQNKQEGIKFQFHRVKENFGITGIIDEIEELNSYSYYTSKLNLILENKNTSADEARLAAEGYGYLRSAIEVFLEEDLFQRTIKRYKKGIAFPSLMRVKGIKIDQNKSKLNDIYEKCCVSIVGHSSPEEIHTTPTISELKSDFGEFRKIRAEFTGKEK from the coding sequence ATGAAATCCATCACACAACACAAAAACGCTATAGTTGACTTACTCTGGGATTGGACTACAAATCTTGGAAAGTGGAGCGAACTATTAATTAACAAGATTGTCACAACGGAACTTCCTCTAAATCAGGAAGAAAGAGAAGAAATTTTCAATCATTTTCTTCAATCTATAGGGCTTAGGACTGGACTTCCTGAATTAACAATTCAAAAGCCAACATATTCACCTACATCAAAAAAACTAAGGCTAGATTCTATATCAAAAGTCTCTGGTATAAATCGTCTAGCAACAGATCAAGTATTAAACTTTTCAGAAAACATAACCGTCATTTATGGTGAAAACGGGACTGGAAAAACAGGCTACAGTCGAATACTAAAAAGTCTGGGTTTTAGTTATGATACAGGTAAAGAAATCTTACCGAATATTTACACTGAAAGTAAAAAACAAGGAGCAGCCATAAGCTACAGTTTAAACAATACTCCCTATATTCACGAATGGGATGGTAAGCATCGCAAACCAGAGCTTGAAAATATTTCAGTATTTGATGGCAAGTGTGTAGAATATTCTATTGCTGACAGGAGATTAATCGTTACACCTAGTGGATTTCATCTTTTTCAATTAGTTACCGATGAACTAAATAATCTTTCTAATTTATTAACCAATAAAATCAACGCATTGTCAATTGAACTAAAGTGGTCTGAAAATTTAACAGAAAGAACACCGCAGTTTAATTTCATAAAGACTCTTTCATCCAAATCGCCAATGGAAGAATTGAAGAAGTTATCTGTATTTAATGAAGAACACCAAGAGGAACTTCAATTAAACCTCTCGGAACTGGAAAAATTAAATAAACCTCTTCTTGAAATTGAGATTCAAAATTTAAGTAGAAAAATAGCTGAACTTGAATTCATTCTAAATAAACTAAAAGAAGATCAGAAAATACTCTCTTTAGATAAATTAGATTATTTTAAATATTTAAATTCAAATATTAATTATTTAGAATGTAAAACTCAAACTGGTATTAAAGACATAGCCAAGGAAAGAGGAATAGAATTTTATCAATCTGTTGAATTTCACTTGTTTCTACAGACCGCTGAAGCTTATATAAAACTTTTAGGCAATCAGGAATATCCTGAAAACGAAGACAATTGTATCTATTGCTTACAACCACTGAGTAAATCAGCTAAAGATTTATTAGGTAGCTACAGAAAAATACTAAATGATAAAACTCAAGAGAAGCTTATTGAATTAAAGAAGGAAAAGGCAGAATTTAATGCGGAAATTTCAAAAATAGAATTTAAAATTCAATTGCAACAGCCAACATTTGGCATTGATGAAAAACAAACAATTATTCATCCAAAAGAAGTTTTGGATTATAATAATTTTGTTGAAAAATTCAAGTTATCGCTTTTGAAAAATGAAATGGAAAGCGACTTCAATCCAGCCTTTAATATGCAACCCCTTTTGACTACCCTTGAATCAAAACTCAGCATAGAGAAGGACTTATATATTCAAAAAAAAATGACTTTAGATAATTTGAATTCCGAAGAAACTAAATTAAGGAGTGCAATTGAAGAATTGATGGATAGAAAACTTTTATCGGAAAAGCAAACGGATGTTTTAGAAGCAATCTCTAACCTCAAAGAAATTGAAGTTCTGAAAGCAAATAGTGGAGATTTTAATACTTCTGCTATTAGTCGAAAAACCACAACTGCAAGAGAGGAGTTAGTTACAAAAAATTTTGAGGAAATTTTCCGAAATGAGCTGAAAGCTTTAAGAAAAGATAACATCAAAATAGAAATCAAATTTGGCACTGAAAAAGGAAATTCTAAATTATTTCAAAAGATCAGTAAACATGACTTGGTCGATATTTTAAGCGAAGGAGAGCAGAAAGCAATCTCACTTGCAGAATTCCTAACTGAGTTACAATTGGACAATTTTACTGCCCCAGTGGTATTTGATGATCCTATTAATTCCCTTGACCACAAAATAACAGATGAAGTTGTAAAGAGACTTATCCAGCTATCCAAAAGTCATCAAGTTATTATTTTTACTCACAGTATATTGCTCTTACATAGTTTTCTCCAACAAGCTGAATTAGATCAAAATAAACAAGAAGGTATAAAATTTCAATTTCATAGAGTAAAAGAAAACTTTGGAATTACTGGCATAATTGACGAAATTGAAGAGTTGAATTCCTATTCTTATTATACCTCAAAACTCAATTTGATCCTTGAAAATAAAAATACTAGTGCAGATGAAGCTAGGCTTGCTGCTGAAGGTTATGGGTATCTACGATCTGCGATTGAAGTCTTTTTAGAAGAAGACTTGTTTCAAAGGACAATTAAACGGTACAAAAAGGGAATAGCATTTCCTTCCTTAATGCGTGTAAAAGGTATAAAAATTGATCAAAATAAAAGTAAACTAAATGACATATATGAAAAATGTTGCGTCTCCATAGTTGGACATAGCAGTCCAGAGGAGATACATACTACTCCAACTATTTCAGAACTAAAATCCGATTTCGGGGAGTTCAGAAAAATCAGAGCTGAATTCACAGGAAAGGAAAAATAA
- a CDS encoding metallophosphoesterase codes for MNKKLLKVNSSIKSWIGIGDLHGDVSKLNLMLRKIENLPYVVDAIILLGDIISESAGGGKILYTIKSIKSSQIELIYGNHDVEFLNAYNMVRSNLKKKNQFLEYFGLGEEIMHWFEFMGVYSLELESAFLSHAGLDDRFSLSEQSIENLIYSSFKENLNHITQKLVIQGHIPMNKVKSYGSHWFLDTGCGYGGSLSALVYPSMEILNVT; via the coding sequence GTGAATAAAAAACTTCTGAAAGTTAATTCTTCCATAAAATCCTGGATTGGTATTGGTGATTTGCATGGTGATGTTTCAAAATTAAACTTAATGTTAAGGAAAATTGAAAATTTACCATATGTGGTAGATGCGATAATTTTGCTCGGAGACATTATATCTGAGTCAGCAGGGGGTGGAAAGATTCTTTACACAATTAAAAGTATAAAGAGTTCACAAATTGAATTAATTTACGGAAATCATGATGTGGAATTTCTGAATGCATATAATATGGTTCGATCTAATTTGAAAAAGAAAAATCAATTCCTTGAATATTTTGGATTAGGTGAGGAAATTATGCATTGGTTTGAATTCATGGGTGTTTATTCACTAGAATTGGAAAGTGCTTTCTTATCCCATGCTGGCTTAGATGATCGTTTCTCGTTGTCAGAACAATCAATTGAAAACCTAATCTATTCCTCATTTAAAGAAAATCTAAATCATATAACTCAGAAACTCGTTATACAAGGTCATATACCGATGAACAAAGTAAAAAGCTATGGCAGCCATTGGTTCCTCGATACAGGTTGTGGTTATGGTGGCAGTTTGTCGGCATTAGTTTACCCATCTATGGAAATTCTAAATGTAACATGA
- a CDS encoding restriction endonuclease subunit S, with amino-acid sequence MSNWNSTALKNCISYVIDNRGKNPKKYYRKNEFPVIDNYLIKNCIYPNLSNVNRYIDIETFNNFIRNYLQKDDVLMTLVGNGIGNVSLAPSPKVAIIQNTIGLRTNETLLNKFLYYYFISIQSNLLNLDRGSSQPSIKKTDLLEIGITLPPLPTQKTIAHILGTLDDKIELLRQMNETLEAKAKALFKSWFIDFDPVHKKEEGIPTGLPKEIEDLFPSEFEESELGEIPKGWKVGNLGEISVLNPESWNEKNHPERILYLDLSNVKNNQIQNLEEFNYTTAPSRARRVLKNNDTIIGTVRPGNRSYAFIKQNGLTGSTGFAVLRPNSKTHAEFLYLATTSNEMIDYYAHHADGGAYPAISPNFIFNQRYIICPDSAMLVFHQYTNNLLSLVEINNTEIYSLSSLRDSLLPKLISGELEITDKMVTQILETAK; translated from the coding sequence ATGAGTAATTGGAATTCAACAGCTCTAAAAAACTGTATTTCCTATGTAATTGACAATAGAGGAAAAAACCCAAAAAAATATTATAGAAAGAATGAATTTCCAGTAATAGACAACTACTTAATTAAAAATTGTATATACCCGAATTTATCAAACGTAAATCGATACATAGATATTGAAACTTTCAATAATTTCATTAGAAACTATTTACAAAAGGATGATGTCTTAATGACTCTGGTTGGGAATGGAATTGGGAACGTATCACTCGCCCCTTCCCCAAAAGTTGCAATAATACAGAATACTATTGGTTTACGTACGAATGAAACCTTATTAAATAAATTTCTATATTACTACTTCATTAGTATTCAAAGTAATTTACTTAATCTTGATCGAGGTAGTTCTCAACCAAGTATAAAAAAGACAGATTTATTGGAAATAGGCATCACTCTTCCCCCTCTCCCCACGCAAAAAACCATCGCTCATATACTAGGCACTCTCGATGACAAAATAGAACTCTTACGCCAAATGAATGAAACTCTCGAAGCCAAGGCAAAAGCCTTGTTTAAATCTTGGTTTATAGACTTTGATCCAGTCCATAAGAAAGAAGAAGGAATCCCAACTGGATTACCAAAAGAAATCGAAGACTTATTTCCTAGCGAGTTCGAAGAATCAGAATTAGGTGAAATTCCGAAAGGATGGAAGGTTGGGAATTTGGGGGAAATTAGTGTGTTGAACCCAGAATCATGGAATGAAAAAAATCATCCAGAGAGAATACTTTATCTCGATCTTTCAAATGTTAAAAATAACCAAATACAAAATCTGGAAGAGTTTAATTATACTACTGCTCCAAGTCGTGCAAGAAGGGTATTGAAAAATAATGACACTATTATTGGGACTGTAAGACCAGGAAACAGATCTTATGCATTTATTAAACAGAATGGATTAACTGGAAGCACAGGATTTGCGGTATTGCGACCGAATTCAAAGACCCATGCAGAATTTCTTTATTTAGCGACAACTTCGAATGAAATGATTGATTACTATGCACATCATGCAGATGGAGGGGCATATCCAGCTATATCACCAAATTTTATTTTCAATCAGAGATATATAATTTGTCCAGATTCAGCTATGTTAGTTTTCCACCAATATACGAATAATCTATTGAGTTTAGTTGAAATTAATAATACTGAAATCTATTCGCTATCTTCCTTACGGGATTCGTTACTTCCGAAACTTATTTCTGGCGAACTAGAAATCACTGATAAAATGGTCACTCAAATTTTGGAGACAGCCAAATGA
- a CDS encoding helix-turn-helix domain-containing protein has product MPLAKVREEVINAIKKEVKRRGLSIRMIVDISDLSYAQIQKILADDHPNVTLDSLLYLCEALKIPYGLYIQDKKS; this is encoded by the coding sequence ATGCCACTTGCAAAAGTTCGAGAGGAAGTAATTAACGCCATAAAAAAGGAAGTAAAGAGAAGGGGTCTTTCTATTCGAATGATAGTGGATATTTCTGATTTATCTTACGCTCAGATCCAAAAGATTTTAGCGGATGATCATCCAAATGTTACCCTAGATTCTCTTCTCTACTTATGCGAAGCTTTAAAAATACCATATGGATTGTATATTCAGGATAAAAAGAGTTGA
- a CDS encoding helix-turn-helix domain-containing protein — MSQEMVAGIDLSVRNYQKIEKGETYPSFKSILIISKNLNIPPAKLFELPSLKYLNTPPTKSKF, encoded by the coding sequence ATGAGTCAGGAAATGGTTGCAGGCATCGACTTGAGCGTTAGGAATTATCAGAAAATCGAAAAGGGCGAAACATATCCCTCTTTCAAAAGCATTTTGATCATTTCAAAAAATTTGAATATCCCGCCTGCAAAATTATTTGAGTTACCCTCCTTGAAGTATCTAAATACTCCACCTACAAAATCTAAATTTTAG
- a CDS encoding tyrosine-type recombinase/integrase codes for MENARVIQFPSKRVSKPLLKPHRIDSEPSLGKMVGKGLTDATMRELALKFKNPQSERDLRDRLIFLLASSTGLRAKELVNLRFSNVTHSPEGDILVKYRKKGGKLGYTVIHLNILEEIKIYQTFIGEKSDYFLLSLPKKKNGKRSALSTRGLQWIVNSWDVKTASGKLIHPHALRHTVAQKTFDHFGSIATQKLLGHSSANTTSNYYTRPYFNAGSVLNWS; via the coding sequence ATGGAAAATGCTAGAGTAATCCAATTTCCTTCTAAGAGGGTCTCGAAACCACTTCTAAAACCTCATAGAATCGATTCTGAGCCTTCTTTAGGGAAGATGGTAGGGAAAGGCTTAACTGATGCCACAATGCGGGAATTGGCTTTAAAATTCAAAAATCCGCAGTCTGAAAGAGACCTAAGAGATAGACTTATTTTTCTTCTGGCATCTTCTACAGGTTTGAGAGCTAAGGAGCTAGTCAACTTAAGGTTTTCCAATGTAACACACTCTCCAGAGGGAGATATTCTCGTAAAATACCGAAAGAAGGGTGGTAAATTAGGTTATACCGTTATCCATCTAAATATTCTTGAAGAGATCAAAATTTATCAGACCTTCATTGGTGAGAAATCTGACTATTTTCTTCTTTCATTACCTAAGAAGAAAAATGGAAAACGATCTGCGTTAAGTACTCGTGGACTCCAGTGGATTGTGAATAGTTGGGATGTAAAGACGGCTTCAGGAAAACTGATACATCCACATGCCCTCCGTCATACTGTTGCACAAAAGACATTCGACCATTTTGGTTCTATCGCTACTCAGAAGTTACTAGGGCATAGCTCCGCTAATACTACTTCAAATTACTATACTAGACCCTATTTTAACGCTGGATCTGTTCTAAATTGGAGTTAA
- a CDS encoding type I restriction endonuclease subunit R produces the protein MTIHLTEADVEQIAIDLFQSLGYEHLNGKEILPEEPNAQRDSVKEPFLPYILKDALTTLNPKIPADGIDEAYRNVTRISFPTVLASNHEFHKMLTEGIDVSYKGKDRIITDKVKLIDFDHPDKNYFYVVSQFTIIEGQNNRRPDLLVFINGLPLGVIELKNPADHQTTIWSAYSQLQTYKDQIPSLFTYNEVMIISDGLEARIGSISADKERFAVWRTIEGEKLASASMTQMEVMVRGVFDKKRFLDLIRFFTVFERDDKGSYIKKIAGYHQYHAVNTALSQTIEASKPKGDRRIGVVWHTQGSGKSLTMTFFAGRAILSPEMQNPTVVIITDRQDLDNQLFDTFSSCKELLRQTPVQAKDRNHLKELLSVASGGVIFTTVQKFFPEEKYDTYPLLSDRRNIIVMADEAHRSQYDFIDGFARHMRDGLPHASFIGFTGTPIELSDKNTRAVFGEYISIYDIQQAVMDQATVPIYYESRLAKLELKESEKPKIDPSFESITEDEEETNKNKLKSKWATIEALVGAQNRLKLVANDLSNHWKLRLSVMEGKAMIVTMSRRIAIDLYNELIKIHPEWHSEDDDQGVLKVIMTGSATDPVEWQQHIRTGKRRKELAEIFKKPNSSFKIVIVRDMWLTGFDAPSLHTIYIDKPMNGHGLMQAIARVNRVFKDKAGGLVVDYIGIADSLKSALALYTQSGGKGSTALNQNEAVAVMVEKYEVVCGLFHGFDFGKWKTGTPTDRLNLLPSALEHILSQEDGKSKLKKTVTELSQAFALAVPHDKTTEIRDDVAFFQTVRSALTKKTDEDKKKSQDEIDYAIRQLISGAVSSNEVIDIFATVGLNKPDISILTDEFLADVQGIPQKNLAVELLQKLLKEQVSKMAGKRNIVKTRTFLDMLESSLKRYQNRAIETAQVIEHLIELAKKMRDETKRGADLGLTDDEVAFYDALLENESAVREMKNEDIKIIAKELVKSLKSNLKINWSEREQVKALIRVNIKKILKKYGYPPDMQAKATALVLEQAEELYGNWVAEEVA, from the coding sequence ATGACGATTCATCTGACAGAAGCTGATGTCGAACAAATAGCCATTGATCTATTCCAATCACTTGGCTATGAACATCTAAATGGGAAAGAAATTCTCCCAGAAGAACCAAATGCTCAACGGGATTCTGTCAAAGAACCTTTTCTTCCTTATATTCTAAAAGATGCCCTTACAACGCTAAACCCAAAAATCCCTGCGGATGGTATTGATGAAGCCTATCGCAATGTCACTCGAATCTCCTTCCCCACTGTCCTTGCATCAAATCATGAATTTCATAAAATGCTTACTGAAGGAATCGACGTTTCCTACAAGGGAAAAGACAGAATCATCACAGATAAAGTTAAGTTAATTGATTTTGATCACCCTGATAAAAACTATTTTTACGTTGTGAGTCAATTTACCATCATTGAAGGACAGAACAATAGAAGACCTGATCTTTTAGTGTTTATCAATGGTCTTCCACTTGGCGTGATAGAACTTAAAAACCCTGCTGACCATCAAACTACGATTTGGTCTGCCTACAGCCAATTACAAACATACAAGGATCAGATTCCTAGTCTCTTCACTTACAATGAAGTAATGATAATTAGTGATGGTCTAGAAGCTCGAATTGGCTCTATATCAGCAGATAAAGAAAGATTTGCGGTCTGGAGAACCATCGAAGGAGAAAAACTAGCTTCTGCTTCTATGACTCAAATGGAAGTCATGGTTCGAGGAGTATTTGATAAAAAAAGATTCCTGGATTTAATTCGATTCTTCACTGTCTTTGAACGGGATGATAAAGGCTCATACATAAAGAAAATTGCAGGATATCACCAATACCATGCAGTGAATACTGCCTTATCACAAACCATCGAAGCAAGTAAACCCAAAGGAGATCGCAGAATCGGTGTTGTATGGCACACGCAAGGTTCAGGAAAATCTCTTACCATGACCTTTTTCGCAGGAAGAGCAATTCTTTCTCCTGAAATGCAGAACCCAACCGTTGTAATCATTACAGATAGACAAGACTTAGACAATCAGCTGTTTGATACCTTTAGTAGTTGTAAGGAATTACTTCGACAAACACCTGTCCAAGCAAAAGATCGCAATCACCTAAAGGAACTTCTCTCGGTTGCTAGTGGCGGTGTCATCTTTACAACGGTTCAAAAATTCTTTCCAGAAGAAAAATACGACACTTACCCTCTTCTCTCAGATCGCAGAAACATTATCGTGATGGCAGATGAGGCACATAGAAGCCAATATGACTTTATAGATGGTTTCGCTAGGCACATGCGAGATGGACTCCCTCATGCATCCTTTATTGGTTTTACGGGAACTCCTATTGAGCTAAGTGATAAAAATACACGAGCAGTCTTTGGTGAATATATCAGTATATATGACATCCAACAAGCTGTTATGGATCAGGCAACAGTCCCTATCTACTATGAAAGTAGACTTGCGAAACTTGAACTCAAAGAATCTGAAAAACCCAAAATTGATCCTAGCTTCGAATCCATCACAGAAGATGAAGAAGAAACGAATAAGAATAAACTCAAATCTAAATGGGCTACAATCGAAGCTTTAGTTGGGGCACAAAATAGACTCAAACTAGTTGCAAATGATTTGTCCAACCACTGGAAGCTTAGGTTGTCTGTAATGGAAGGAAAAGCGATGATCGTCACAATGTCACGAAGAATCGCCATTGATCTATATAATGAACTCATCAAAATCCATCCAGAGTGGCATAGCGAAGATGATGATCAGGGTGTATTAAAAGTCATCATGACAGGTTCTGCCACCGATCCTGTGGAATGGCAACAACACATCCGAACGGGAAAGCGTAGAAAAGAATTAGCAGAAATATTCAAGAAGCCTAACTCATCTTTTAAGATTGTGATCGTTCGAGATATGTGGCTAACGGGTTTCGATGCCCCAAGCCTTCATACCATTTATATAGATAAACCAATGAATGGGCATGGACTGATGCAGGCAATCGCACGAGTGAATCGTGTCTTTAAGGATAAAGCAGGTGGTCTTGTCGTTGATTATATCGGCATAGCAGACAGTTTAAAATCAGCTCTAGCCCTCTATACACAATCTGGTGGGAAAGGATCAACCGCTCTCAATCAAAACGAAGCCGTAGCCGTTATGGTAGAAAAATATGAAGTAGTCTGCGGACTCTTTCATGGTTTCGACTTTGGTAAATGGAAAACTGGCACTCCTACCGATAGGCTCAATCTATTACCGTCTGCTTTAGAACATATCCTGTCACAAGAAGATGGTAAATCGAAGTTAAAAAAAACGGTCACAGAACTTTCTCAAGCATTTGCACTCGCTGTCCCCCATGATAAAACTACTGAAATAAGAGACGATGTTGCATTTTTTCAAACCGTTAGATCAGCACTAACAAAGAAAACTGACGAAGACAAAAAGAAATCGCAAGATGAAATAGATTATGCCATTAGACAATTGATTTCAGGTGCAGTTTCATCCAATGAAGTAATCGATATTTTTGCAACAGTTGGTCTTAATAAACCAGATATATCTATATTAACTGATGAATTTTTAGCTGATGTTCAGGGTATACCACAGAAAAACTTAGCAGTTGAACTCTTACAAAAACTCCTAAAAGAACAAGTTAGCAAAATGGCTGGTAAACGAAACATAGTTAAAACTCGCACATTTCTCGATATGCTTGAATCTTCTCTGAAACGTTACCAGAATAGAGCTATAGAAACAGCACAGGTCATCGAACACCTTATTGAATTAGCAAAGAAAATGAGGGATGAAACGAAACGAGGTGCTGACTTAGGACTCACAGATGATGAAGTTGCCTTCTACGATGCTCTACTAGAAAACGAATCTGCCGTAAGAGAAATGAAAAACGAAGACATCAAAATCATTGCTAAAGAACTCGTTAAGTCTCTAAAGAGCAATCTGAAAATCAATTGGTCTGAAAGAGAACAAGTAAAGGCATTAATTCGGGTAAACATAAAAAAAATCCTCAAAAAATATGGTTACCCGCCAGATATGCAAGCGAAGGCAACTGCACTGGTTTTAGAACAAGCAGAAGAGTTATATGGTAATTGGGTAGCGGAGGAAGTTGCGTGA
- a CDS encoding bifunctional DNA primase/polymerase encodes MLEDYSLNYYRELNSKLPIQLQNYEYYLLPINVEAVFNKELQKFKPEKKPLLYSSKEIPKKNFTRHYIENLYKQLRKTHFREELKAFNSYKLNIAVNLEVSNLLIVDIDNSDVTLVQLNAIYEYLTDERKEFVRSLLDSLKNTFTVKSGNNGFHHYFKFEQLDSRIKKAIKSFSINRLLTPEDLVKINATLPKQFHIQNKITIDILTKTGYCICPPSSFIYTDPKSKSKIQNHYSVYKDIPIAQINENLILRLFDFPNEYEINADFKTIKITNIEPVFTSNYSQYLERYELQDIDTLLNERRLLEDREIRKIKAKYYQNKYSAKYTKKIVKDRIKYLIQKEYFDNNGYAFMLYNILNDYKGMNAYAESKKKDLSYRFLPNTFMSLLSKDYDKADRSGFEFAFIISQISMGLNPHILWEYIKKYFSENAKVKSKSFFFQAYNKAKRENASIKSDNPFIPIAQFLEKARKINYKFYFEKSSHSCASVFLALLIRKLKIANDPKQLWRITHESLNNIALMAKMDSNTVKASLDKLKLEGFITLLEFKTKTRNGKVKTKYFNIIINNEKIYKMQDTEYYLEDALPELVTINGIGRIGSQIYSRLLLEGGKTLKEIYQYFPGIENPYATVKTKVEKLQFLKLLEYYEEEKTYHPSITNLYSKIENARRHELSEKKRKYRIKKFINKSNKYAIQSLEKVPKSEKLQIESMTALKPRKKLFIKSINHNLSKAECLIEKRKWFRKNRLTLSPES; translated from the coding sequence ATGCTCGAAGATTACAGCCTAAATTACTACAGGGAATTAAATTCCAAATTACCTATACAACTTCAGAATTATGAATATTATTTACTGCCAATCAACGTAGAAGCGGTATTCAACAAAGAACTCCAGAAATTTAAACCTGAAAAAAAACCCCTACTATACTCATCAAAAGAAATTCCAAAAAAGAACTTCACGAGACATTACATCGAAAATCTATATAAACAATTAAGGAAAACTCATTTCAGAGAAGAACTAAAAGCTTTTAATAGCTATAAACTAAATATTGCAGTAAACTTAGAAGTATCAAATTTACTTATAGTAGACATTGACAATTCTGATGTAACCTTAGTACAATTAAATGCAATCTATGAATATTTAACTGACGAGAGAAAAGAATTTGTTAGGAGCTTGTTAGATTCATTAAAGAATACATTTACTGTAAAATCGGGAAACAACGGATTTCATCACTATTTCAAATTCGAACAACTTGACAGTAGAATCAAAAAAGCAATAAAATCATTTTCAATAAATCGACTACTTACACCTGAAGATCTCGTTAAAATCAATGCGACTTTACCGAAACAATTCCATATCCAAAATAAAATCACAATCGATATCTTAACAAAAACTGGTTATTGCATCTGCCCACCTTCTAGCTTTATATATACAGATCCAAAGAGCAAAAGCAAAATTCAGAATCATTATAGTGTGTATAAGGATATACCAATAGCCCAGATTAATGAAAACTTAATATTACGCTTATTTGACTTCCCAAATGAATATGAAATTAACGCTGATTTTAAAACTATTAAAATCACAAATATTGAACCAGTATTTACAAGCAATTACAGTCAATACCTAGAAAGATATGAATTACAAGATATTGACACTCTGCTAAATGAAAGACGATTACTTGAAGATCGAGAAATCAGAAAAATCAAAGCGAAATACTATCAAAACAAATACTCAGCTAAATATACAAAGAAAATAGTAAAAGATAGGATCAAATACCTGATACAAAAAGAATATTTCGATAACAATGGTTATGCTTTTATGCTATACAACATTTTAAATGATTATAAAGGGATGAATGCATATGCTGAAAGTAAAAAAAAGGATTTATCTTATAGATTCTTGCCAAACACTTTTATGAGCCTACTTTCCAAAGACTATGACAAAGCTGATAGGTCAGGATTTGAATTTGCATTCATTATTAGTCAAATATCAATGGGATTAAACCCGCATATTCTTTGGGAATATATCAAGAAATATTTTTCAGAAAATGCAAAAGTAAAATCTAAATCATTTTTCTTTCAAGCTTACAATAAAGCAAAAAGAGAAAATGCATCTATCAAATCGGATAACCCATTTATTCCCATAGCCCAATTCCTTGAAAAGGCAAGGAAAATTAACTATAAGTTTTATTTCGAAAAATCATCACATTCTTGTGCATCTGTATTTTTAGCACTTTTAATAAGAAAATTAAAAATAGCAAATGATCCTAAACAGCTATGGAGAATCACTCATGAATCCTTAAACAATATAGCTTTAATGGCAAAAATGGATTCAAACACCGTAAAAGCCTCTTTGGATAAACTAAAATTAGAAGGATTTATAACATTACTAGAATTCAAAACAAAAACGAGAAACGGAAAAGTTAAAACAAAGTATTTCAATATCATTATAAACAATGAGAAGATTTACAAAATGCAAGATACTGAATACTACTTAGAAGATGCTCTTCCTGAACTAGTTACCATAAACGGAATAGGACGAATTGGTTCCCAAATCTATTCCAGATTACTATTAGAAGGCGGGAAAACCCTCAAAGAAATTTATCAATATTTTCCAGGAATAGAAAATCCATATGCAACAGTAAAAACTAAAGTTGAAAAATTACAATTCCTAAAATTACTAGAATACTATGAAGAAGAAAAGACATATCACCCTTCTATAACAAACCTTTACTCAAAAATTGAAAATGCAAGAAGGCACGAATTATCTGAAAAAAAAAGAAAGTATAGAATTAAAAAATTTATTAATAAATCGAATAAATATGCAATCCAATCTCTTGAAAAGGTACCAAAAAGTGAGAAGCTACAGATAGAGAGCATGACTGCATTAAAACCCAGAAAAAAACTTTTTATTAAATCCATAAATCATAATCTATCAAAAGCAGAATGCCTTATTGAAAAAAGAAAATGGTTCCGAAAAAATAGACTTACTTTATCTCCCGAAAGCTAA